The Xanthomonas sontii genome contains a region encoding:
- the aspS gene encoding aspartate--tRNA ligase: MRTHFCGLVDETLIGQTVTLAGWTDVARNLGGVCFIDLRDHEGIVQVMVEPENAEVFKVAASLGYEDVLQVEGVVRARHAVNDKLRSGKVEVIATAITVLNKAAPLPFHAHENPGEETRLKYRYLDLRRPEMQRMQRTRIKLVQALRRYLDERGFQDIETPILTKATPEGARDFLVPARMHPGEFYALPQSPQLFKQILMVAGFDRYYQIARCFRDEALRADRQLEFTQLDMEFAFVRERDVQDFVEAMVRAIFKEVVDVELAAEFPRMTWAEAMRRYGSDKPDLRIALELTDVADLVKDSDFAVFTAAAADPDGRVAALRIPGGASLSRKQIDEYAAHAAKYGAKGLAYVKIADSGEISSPIQKFFGEAAFAALLAHVGAGNGDIVFFGAGAYGKVSDFMGALRLKAGKDFNLIADGWRPLWVTDFPMFEWDEEAQRYVALHHPFTAPAVDDIAELRTHAKTAVSRGYDMVLNGNEIGGGSIRIHRPDMQSAVFELLGIGAEEARAKFGFLLDALNYGAPPHGGIAFGIDRIAALMAGTESIRDVIPFPKTTGAQDLMTDAPSPIADAQLAEVHVQVRPQAQ, translated from the coding sequence ATGCGTACCCACTTCTGCGGCCTGGTCGACGAGACCCTGATCGGCCAAACCGTCACCCTGGCCGGCTGGACCGACGTGGCCCGCAACCTCGGCGGCGTGTGCTTCATCGACCTGCGCGACCACGAAGGCATCGTGCAGGTGATGGTGGAGCCGGAGAACGCGGAGGTGTTCAAGGTCGCCGCCAGCCTCGGCTACGAGGACGTGCTGCAGGTCGAGGGCGTGGTGCGCGCGCGGCATGCGGTCAACGACAAGCTGCGCAGCGGCAAGGTCGAGGTGATCGCCACCGCCATCACCGTGCTCAACAAGGCCGCGCCGCTGCCGTTCCACGCGCACGAGAACCCGGGCGAGGAAACCCGCCTGAAGTACCGGTATCTGGATCTGCGCCGCCCGGAGATGCAGCGCATGCAGCGCACCCGCATCAAGCTGGTACAGGCGCTGCGCCGCTACCTGGACGAGCGTGGCTTCCAGGACATCGAGACGCCGATTCTGACCAAGGCCACCCCGGAAGGCGCGCGCGACTTCCTGGTGCCGGCGCGCATGCATCCGGGCGAGTTCTACGCGCTGCCGCAGTCGCCGCAGCTGTTCAAGCAGATCCTGATGGTGGCCGGCTTCGACCGCTACTACCAGATCGCGCGCTGCTTCCGCGACGAGGCGCTGCGCGCCGACCGCCAGCTCGAGTTCACCCAGCTCGACATGGAGTTCGCCTTCGTCCGCGAGCGCGACGTGCAGGACTTCGTCGAAGCCATGGTCCGCGCCATCTTCAAGGAGGTGGTCGACGTCGAGCTGGCCGCCGAATTCCCGCGCATGACCTGGGCCGAGGCCATGCGCCGCTATGGCTCTGACAAGCCGGACCTGCGCATTGCCCTGGAACTGACCGATGTCGCCGACCTGGTCAAGGACAGCGACTTCGCGGTGTTCACTGCGGCGGCCGCCGACCCCGACGGCCGCGTCGCCGCGTTGCGCATTCCCGGCGGCGCCAGCCTCTCGCGCAAGCAGATCGACGAGTACGCCGCGCACGCCGCCAAGTACGGCGCCAAGGGCCTGGCCTACGTCAAGATCGCCGACAGCGGCGAGATCAGCTCGCCGATCCAGAAGTTCTTCGGCGAAGCCGCGTTCGCCGCGCTGCTCGCCCACGTCGGTGCCGGCAACGGCGACATCGTGTTCTTCGGCGCCGGCGCCTACGGCAAGGTCTCCGACTTCATGGGCGCGCTGCGCCTGAAGGCCGGCAAGGACTTCAACCTCATCGCCGATGGCTGGCGGCCGCTGTGGGTCACCGATTTCCCGATGTTCGAATGGGACGAGGAGGCGCAGCGCTACGTGGCCCTGCATCACCCATTCACCGCGCCGGCGGTGGACGACATCGCCGAACTGCGCACCCATGCCAAGACCGCGGTGTCGCGCGGCTACGACATGGTGCTCAACGGCAACGAGATCGGCGGCGGTTCCATCCGTATCCACCGCCCGGACATGCAGAGCGCGGTGTTCGAGCTGCTCGGCATCGGTGCCGAGGAAGCGCGCGCCAAGTTCGGCTTCCTGCTGGACGCGCTGAACTACGGCGCGCCGCCGCACGGCGGCATCGCCTTCGGCATCGACCGCATCGCCGCGCTGATGGCCGGCACCGAGTCGATCCGCGACGTGATCCCGTTCCCCAAGACCACCGGCGCACAGGACCTGATGACCGACGCGCCGTCGCCGATCGCCGACGCGCAGCTGGCCGAAGTGCACGTGCAGGTGCGCCCGCAGGCGCAGTGA
- a CDS encoding DNA primase — MSETAFNLEWETLGNEGAVEAIVTQRARVFGGWLVRAGSGANAPLAFVPDPEGRWDGEDFGEDDYEYEEGDEEEEDEEEEGDDEDEDEDDGEEADADAAHPAR; from the coding sequence ATGAGCGAGACCGCATTCAATCTGGAGTGGGAAACCCTCGGCAACGAGGGCGCAGTGGAGGCCATCGTCACCCAGCGCGCGCGCGTGTTCGGCGGCTGGCTGGTGCGCGCCGGCAGCGGCGCCAACGCGCCGCTGGCGTTCGTGCCGGATCCGGAGGGCCGTTGGGACGGCGAGGACTTCGGCGAGGACGATTACGAGTACGAGGAAGGCGACGAGGAAGAAGAGGACGAGGAAGAGGAAGGCGACGACGAGGACGAAGACGAGGACGACGGCGAAGAGGCCGACGCCGACGCCGCGCACCCGGCGCGCTGA
- a CDS encoding GNAT family N-acetyltransferase, whose amino-acid sequence MLIRRATPDDAAAVIRIATATFCETFGHLYPAQDLQAFLDEAYSIERAQVVLAHPDYAIWLVEHDGEVVGHAAAGPCGLPHPDVKPGDGELKRLYLLRAHQNGGWGARLFDTALAWLERDGPRTLWLGVWSENLGAQRFYARYGFEKVGTYEFPVGRVRDLEFILRRPPRAA is encoded by the coding sequence GTGCTGATTCGCCGTGCCACGCCGGACGATGCCGCGGCGGTCATCCGCATCGCCACGGCCACCTTCTGCGAAACCTTCGGCCATCTGTATCCTGCGCAGGACCTGCAGGCCTTCCTCGACGAAGCCTATTCGATCGAGCGCGCGCAGGTGGTGCTGGCGCATCCGGACTACGCGATCTGGCTGGTCGAGCATGACGGCGAGGTGGTGGGACACGCTGCCGCTGGCCCTTGCGGCCTGCCGCATCCCGACGTGAAGCCTGGCGATGGCGAACTGAAGCGGCTGTACCTGCTGCGTGCCCACCAGAACGGCGGCTGGGGTGCCCGGCTGTTCGACACCGCCCTGGCCTGGCTGGAGCGCGACGGCCCGCGCACGCTGTGGCTCGGCGTGTGGTCGGAGAACCTCGGCGCGCAGCGTTTCTATGCGCGCTACGGCTTCGAGAAGGTCGGCACCTACGAATTCCCGGTGGGGCGGGTGCGCGATCTCGAATTCATCCTGCGCCGGCCGCCGCGCGCGGCCTGA
- a CDS encoding I78 family peptidase inhibitor has protein sequence MFRPWMGIAAVVPLLAACAPPASLQPASAGPTVQGDGRCNVEAVAWAVGQEATQATMSRVWKESGAGVVRPIAPGQAVTRDLRLDRLNVFLDGSNHIVRTTCG, from the coding sequence ATGTTCCGACCGTGGATGGGAATCGCCGCCGTCGTGCCGCTGCTGGCCGCGTGCGCGCCACCGGCGTCGCTGCAGCCGGCCAGTGCCGGGCCGACGGTGCAGGGCGATGGCCGCTGCAACGTCGAGGCCGTGGCCTGGGCGGTGGGCCAGGAGGCCACCCAGGCGACCATGAGCCGGGTCTGGAAGGAGAGCGGAGCCGGCGTGGTACGGCCGATCGCGCCGGGCCAGGCGGTAACCCGCGACCTGCGCCTGGATCGGCTCAACGTGTTCCTGGATGGCAGCAATCACATCGTTCGCACCACCTGCGGCTGA
- a CDS encoding triacylglycerol lipase codes for MAAAPQVLLLHGIWNARPWLLPLALRLRREGWRVASFGYSTAFGGAEVALPRLHARIERMAATGPVALVGHSLGGLIALQALREVPSLPVTRVVCLGSPLAGSAAARALAQRRLGLALGRSAALLQQGVARWEGPAEVGMVAGTVARGLGARFVALGPESDGSVALAETRVPGLGDHCRVRASHSGLLFSAQAARQTAAFLRDGRFAA; via the coding sequence ATGGCCGCCGCGCCCCAGGTGCTGTTGCTGCATGGCATCTGGAACGCGCGGCCGTGGCTGCTGCCGCTGGCGCTGCGCCTGCGCCGCGAGGGCTGGCGCGTCGCCAGCTTCGGCTATTCGACCGCGTTCGGCGGCGCCGAGGTCGCGCTCCCACGGCTGCACGCCCGCATCGAACGTATGGCAGCCACCGGTCCGGTGGCGCTGGTCGGGCATAGCCTCGGCGGCCTGATCGCCTTGCAGGCCTTGCGGGAGGTGCCCTCGCTGCCGGTGACCCGGGTGGTGTGCCTGGGCAGCCCGCTGGCCGGCAGTGCCGCCGCGCGCGCCCTGGCGCAACGGCGGCTCGGACTGGCGCTGGGCCGCAGCGCGGCGCTGTTGCAGCAGGGTGTGGCGCGCTGGGAGGGGCCGGCCGAGGTCGGCATGGTCGCCGGCACCGTGGCGCGCGGGCTGGGCGCACGCTTTGTCGCGCTGGGGCCGGAGTCCGACGGCAGCGTGGCCCTGGCCGAGACCCGCGTGCCCGGCCTGGGCGATCACTGCCGGGTGCGTGCCAGCCACAGCGGCCTGCTGTTCTCGGCGCAGGCCGCGCGGCAGACCGCCGCCTTCCTGCGCGACGGCCGCTTCGCCGCCTGA
- a CDS encoding YebC/PmpR family DNA-binding transcriptional regulator, whose protein sequence is MGRGPSIEARKNASDAKRGKIFTKIIREIGVAARAGGGDPSNNPRLRVAMDKGLASNMSKDVIERAIKKATGELEGVEYEEVRYEGYAPGGVAVIVDCLTDNRVRTVADVRHAFSKCGGNMGTDGSVAFMFKRLGVLSFAAGADEEKITEVAIEAGADDIVVYPEDGAIDVLTAPEAFQAVKDAMDAAGLSADHAEITFRADNDIAVDGDTAVQVRKLLDMLEDLDDVQNVYSNVDQAALSDGG, encoded by the coding sequence ATGGGTAGAGGCCCCTCGATCGAAGCCCGCAAGAACGCATCCGATGCGAAGCGCGGCAAGATTTTCACCAAGATCATCCGCGAGATCGGCGTCGCCGCGCGCGCCGGCGGCGGCGATCCGTCCAACAACCCGCGGCTGCGCGTGGCGATGGACAAGGGGCTGGCCTCCAACATGTCCAAGGACGTGATCGAGCGCGCGATCAAGAAGGCCACCGGCGAACTGGAAGGCGTGGAGTACGAGGAAGTGCGCTACGAGGGCTACGCCCCGGGCGGGGTGGCGGTGATCGTCGACTGCCTGACCGACAACCGCGTGCGCACCGTGGCCGACGTGCGCCATGCCTTCAGCAAGTGCGGCGGCAACATGGGCACCGACGGCTCGGTGGCCTTCATGTTCAAGCGCCTGGGCGTGCTCAGCTTCGCCGCCGGCGCCGACGAGGAGAAGATCACCGAGGTGGCGATCGAGGCCGGCGCCGACGACATCGTGGTCTACCCCGAGGACGGCGCGATCGACGTGCTGACCGCGCCGGAGGCGTTCCAGGCGGTCAAGGACGCCATGGACGCGGCCGGCCTGTCCGCCGACCATGCCGAAATCACCTTCCGCGCCGACAACGACATCGCCGTGGACGGCGATACCGCGGTGCAGGTGCGCAAGCTGCTGGACATGCTGGAAGACCTGGACGACGTGCAGAACGTCTATTCCAACGTCGACCAGGCCGCGCTGAGTGACGGGGGCTGA
- the ruvC gene encoding crossover junction endodeoxyribonuclease RuvC: MAATGISARTGAAFPIPDSRFPNPGSTRILGIDPGSQRTGVGIIDVDAAGRTRHVHHAPLVLLGEGDFALRLKRLLHGLDALIEEYRPQEVAIERVFMGKSADAALKLGHARGAAICAAVLRELPVHEYAAKEIKLAVVGKGAAEKQQVQHMVGLMLSLTGKLQADAADALAVAITHAHVRATAQRLGVSTQQAWSRK; this comes from the coding sequence ATGGCTGCCACGGGCATCTCTGCCCGCACGGGCGCTGCTTTCCCGATTCCCGATTCCCGATTCCCCAATCCCGGCTCTACCCGCATCCTCGGCATCGACCCCGGCTCGCAGCGCACCGGCGTGGGCATCATCGACGTGGACGCGGCTGGCCGTACCCGGCACGTGCACCACGCGCCGCTGGTACTGCTCGGCGAGGGCGACTTCGCCCTGCGGCTCAAGCGCCTGCTGCACGGGCTGGACGCGCTGATCGAGGAGTACCGGCCGCAGGAAGTGGCGATCGAGCGCGTGTTCATGGGCAAGAGCGCCGACGCGGCACTGAAGCTCGGCCATGCCCGCGGCGCGGCGATCTGCGCGGCGGTGCTGCGCGAGTTGCCGGTGCACGAGTACGCCGCCAAGGAGATCAAGCTCGCCGTGGTCGGCAAGGGCGCGGCGGAGAAGCAGCAGGTGCAACACATGGTCGGTCTCATGCTGAGCCTGACCGGCAAACTTCAGGCCGACGCCGCCGACGCACTGGCCGTCGCCATCACCCATGCCCACGTGCGCGCCACCGCGCAGCGCCTGGGCGTCAGCACGCAGCAGGCGTGGAGCAGAAAATGA
- the ruvA gene encoding Holliday junction branch migration protein RuvA yields MIGRLRGILAYKQPPWLVIDVGGVGYELEAPMSTFYDLPDVGRDVILFTHYAQKEDSVSLYGFLREGERRLFRDVQRVSGIGAKIALAVLSGVSVDEFARLITAADVTALTRIPGIGKKTAERMVVELRDRAADFSGGAPVTGQLGTDAVSEATVALQQLGYKPAEAAKMARDAAADGDEVATVIRKALQAALR; encoded by the coding sequence ATGATCGGCCGTCTGCGCGGGATCCTGGCCTACAAGCAGCCGCCGTGGCTGGTGATCGACGTGGGTGGGGTGGGGTATGAGCTGGAGGCGCCGATGAGCACCTTCTACGACCTGCCCGACGTCGGTCGCGACGTCATCCTGTTCACCCACTATGCGCAGAAGGAGGACAGCGTGTCGCTGTACGGCTTCCTGCGCGAGGGCGAGCGGCGGCTGTTCCGCGACGTGCAGCGGGTCAGCGGGATCGGCGCGAAGATCGCGCTGGCGGTGCTGTCCGGGGTCAGCGTCGACGAGTTCGCGCGGCTGATCACCGCCGCCGACGTCACCGCGCTGACCCGCATCCCCGGCATCGGCAAGAAGACCGCCGAGCGCATGGTGGTGGAACTGCGCGACCGCGCGGCCGACTTCAGCGGCGGTGCGCCGGTGACCGGACAACTGGGTACCGACGCGGTCTCCGAGGCCACGGTGGCGCTGCAGCAACTCGGCTACAAGCCGGCCGAGGCGGCGAAGATGGCGCGCGACGCCGCCGCCGACGGCGACGAGGTCGCCACGGTGATCCGCAAGGCCCTGCAGGCGGCGCTGCGCTGA
- a CDS encoding potassium transporter Kup — protein sequence MSSSSSSAARPGSHDPHAKTGFGVMLTAIGVVFGDIGTSPLYTLKEAFSPHYGLTPDHDTVLGILSLVFWALMLVVTVKYVTVIMRADNDGEGGIMALTALAQRTLPGGSRSMYVVGILGIFGASLFFGDGVITPAISVLSAVEGLEVAAPKLEPFVVPITLVVLGMLFMAQRYGTERVGKAFGPITLVWFVALGAIGVYNMTRAPEVLHALNPWWGVRFFAEHNWHAVFVLGAVVLAVTGGEALYADMGHFGAKAIRRSWQCVVLPMLTLTYLGQGALVLRDPAAVSNPFYEAVPEWALYPMIVLATAATVIASQALITGAYSVASQAMQLGYIPRMHIRHTSHSTIGQIYVPAVNWCLLALVVVAVIGFGDSTSLATAYGVSVTGTMLITTVLMVIYARANPRVPAPLLWLFALVFLAVDCAFFYANIIKFLDGAWFPLLLGLILFTLMRTWRRGRKLLHDEIRKDGIKLDTFLPGLMLAPPVRVPGTAVFLTADPMVVPHALMHNLKHNKVLHERNVFLTVETLQVPYAAAGQRLKIDAIGDEFYRVYVRFGFMETPDVPLALMRSCDQGGIYFDPMDTTYFASRETIVASANRGMPIWRDKLFAVMHRNAAPATGFFRIPGNRLVELGAQVEI from the coding sequence ATGTCCAGCTCCTCCAGTTCCGCCGCCCGCCCGGGCAGCCACGATCCGCACGCCAAGACGGGCTTTGGGGTGATGCTGACCGCCATCGGCGTGGTCTTCGGCGACATCGGCACCAGTCCGCTGTACACGCTCAAGGAAGCGTTCTCGCCGCACTACGGGTTGACCCCGGACCACGACACCGTGCTGGGCATCCTGTCGCTGGTGTTCTGGGCGCTGATGCTGGTGGTCACGGTCAAGTACGTCACCGTGATCATGCGCGCCGACAACGACGGCGAGGGCGGCATCATGGCGCTGACCGCGCTGGCCCAGCGGACCCTGCCGGGCGGCTCGCGCTCGATGTACGTGGTCGGCATCCTCGGCATCTTCGGCGCCTCGCTGTTCTTCGGCGACGGAGTGATCACCCCGGCCATCTCGGTGCTGTCGGCGGTGGAAGGCCTGGAGGTGGCCGCGCCCAAGCTGGAACCGTTCGTGGTGCCGATCACCCTGGTGGTGCTGGGCATGCTGTTCATGGCCCAACGCTACGGCACCGAGCGGGTGGGCAAGGCGTTCGGGCCGATCACCCTGGTCTGGTTCGTGGCGCTGGGCGCGATCGGCGTCTACAACATGACCCGCGCGCCGGAAGTGCTGCATGCGCTGAACCCGTGGTGGGGCGTGCGCTTCTTCGCCGAACACAACTGGCACGCGGTGTTCGTGCTCGGTGCGGTGGTGCTGGCGGTGACCGGCGGCGAGGCGCTGTACGCGGACATGGGCCATTTCGGCGCCAAGGCGATCCGCCGCTCGTGGCAGTGCGTGGTGCTGCCGATGCTGACCCTGACCTACCTGGGGCAGGGCGCGCTGGTGCTGCGCGATCCGGCGGCGGTGAGCAACCCGTTCTACGAGGCGGTGCCGGAGTGGGCGCTGTACCCGATGATCGTGCTGGCCACCGCGGCCACGGTGATCGCCTCGCAGGCGCTGATCACCGGCGCCTACTCGGTGGCCAGCCAGGCCATGCAGCTGGGTTACATCCCGCGCATGCACATCCGCCACACCTCGCACTCCACCATCGGCCAGATCTACGTGCCGGCGGTGAACTGGTGCCTGCTGGCGCTGGTGGTGGTGGCGGTGATCGGTTTCGGCGACTCCACCTCGCTGGCCACCGCCTACGGCGTCTCGGTCACCGGCACCATGCTGATCACCACCGTGCTGATGGTGATCTACGCGCGCGCCAACCCGCGCGTGCCGGCGCCGCTGCTGTGGCTGTTCGCCCTGGTGTTCCTGGCCGTGGACTGCGCGTTCTTCTACGCCAACATCATCAAGTTCCTGGACGGCGCCTGGTTCCCGCTGCTGCTGGGCCTGATCCTGTTCACCCTGATGCGCACCTGGCGCCGCGGCCGCAAGCTGCTGCACGACGAGATCCGCAAGGACGGCATCAAGCTCGATACCTTCCTGCCCGGGCTGATGCTGGCGCCGCCGGTGCGCGTGCCCGGCACCGCGGTGTTCCTGACCGCCGACCCGATGGTGGTGCCGCACGCGCTGATGCACAACCTCAAGCACAACAAGGTGCTGCACGAGCGCAACGTGTTCCTGACCGTCGAAACCCTGCAGGTGCCGTACGCGGCGGCCGGGCAGCGGCTGAAGATCGACGCGATCGGCGACGAGTTCTACCGGGTCTACGTGCGCTTCGGCTTCATGGAGACCCCGGACGTGCCGCTGGCGCTGATGCGCTCCTGCGACCAGGGCGGGATCTACTTCGACCCCATGGACACCACCTATTTCGCCAGCCGCGAGACCATCGTGGCCAGCGCCAACCGCGGCATGCCGATCTGGCGCGACAAGCTGTTCGCGGTCATGCACCGCAACGCCGCCCCCGCCACCGGCTTCTTCCGCATCCCCGGCAACCGCCTGGTGGAGCTGGGCGCGCAGGTGGAGATCTGA
- the ruvB gene encoding Holliday junction branch migration DNA helicase RuvB: protein MDRIIASSATREDDAAEASIRPKRLDDYLGQQPVREQLSIYIEAAKARGEAMDHVLIFGPPGLGKTTLSHVIANELGVNLRVTSGPVIEKAGDLAALLTNLQPHDVLFIDEIHRLSPVVEEVLYPAMEDFQIDIMIGEGPAARSIKIDLPPFTLIGATTRAGLLTAPLRDRFGIVQRLAFYTPDELAQIVRRSASILGIACNADGCAEIARRARGTPRIANRLLRRVRDFAQVRAGGQIDLAVAQAATQMLKVDAEGFDELDRRMLRTIIEYFDGGPVGVESLAASLSEERGTLEDVIEPYLIQQGYLIRTARGRMATNKAYLHLGLQPKHRELGIGSGESGALF from the coding sequence ATGGACCGCATCATCGCCAGCAGCGCCACCCGCGAGGATGACGCGGCCGAGGCCAGCATCCGCCCCAAGCGGCTGGACGACTATCTCGGCCAGCAGCCGGTGCGCGAGCAGCTGTCGATCTACATCGAGGCGGCCAAGGCGCGCGGGGAGGCGATGGACCATGTGCTGATCTTCGGGCCGCCGGGCCTGGGCAAGACCACGCTCAGCCATGTCATCGCCAACGAGCTGGGGGTCAATCTGCGGGTCACCTCCGGCCCGGTGATCGAGAAGGCCGGCGACTTGGCCGCGCTGCTGACCAACCTGCAGCCGCACGACGTGCTGTTCATCGACGAGATCCACCGCCTGTCGCCGGTGGTCGAGGAAGTGCTGTACCCGGCGATGGAAGACTTCCAGATCGACATCATGATCGGCGAGGGCCCGGCCGCGCGCTCGATCAAGATCGACCTGCCGCCGTTCACCCTGATCGGCGCCACCACCCGCGCCGGCCTGCTGACCGCGCCCTTGCGCGACCGCTTCGGCATCGTCCAGCGCCTGGCCTTCTACACCCCGGACGAGCTGGCGCAGATCGTGCGCCGCTCCGCCAGCATCCTCGGCATCGCCTGCAACGCCGACGGCTGCGCCGAGATCGCGCGCCGCGCGCGCGGCACCCCGCGCATCGCCAACCGCCTGCTGCGGCGGGTCCGCGACTTCGCGCAGGTCCGCGCCGGCGGGCAGATCGACCTGGCCGTGGCGCAGGCCGCCACGCAGATGCTCAAGGTCGACGCCGAGGGCTTCGACGAGCTGGACCGGCGCATGCTGCGCACCATCATCGAGTACTTCGACGGCGGCCCGGTCGGTGTCGAGTCGCTGGCCGCCTCGCTGTCGGAGGAGCGCGGCACCCTGGAGGACGTGATCGAGCCTTACCTGATCCAGCAGGGCTACCTGATCCGCACCGCCCGCGGCCGCATGGCCACCAACAAGGCCTATCTGCACTTGGGCCTGCAGCCCAAGCACCGGGAATTGGGAATCGGGAGTGGGGAATCGGGGGCGCTGTTCTAG
- the ybgC gene encoding tol-pal system-associated acyl-CoA thioesterase, translated as MTADSPFPVPDSRLFSWPTRVYWEDTDAGGVVYHARYVAFLERARTEWLRALGYGQERLRLQHDLVFAVRAMQLDFLRPARLDDSLQVGVALSQCKRASLVFAQSIRRDDGELLLRAQVRVAALSAGSFRPRGMDDALHDALKVLEITEAELLRNDG; from the coding sequence TTGACTGCCGATTCCCCATTCCCCGTTCCCGATTCCCGGCTATTCAGTTGGCCGACACGCGTCTACTGGGAAGATACCGACGCCGGTGGCGTGGTCTACCACGCGCGCTACGTGGCCTTCCTGGAGCGGGCGCGCACGGAGTGGTTGCGGGCGCTGGGGTATGGTCAGGAGCGTCTGCGCCTGCAACACGATCTAGTGTTCGCGGTGCGCGCGATGCAGCTCGACTTCCTGCGCCCGGCACGCCTGGACGATTCCCTGCAGGTCGGCGTCGCGCTGTCGCAATGCAAGCGCGCCAGCCTGGTGTTCGCGCAGTCGATCCGCCGCGACGACGGGGAGCTGCTGTTGCGCGCGCAAGTGCGGGTGGCCGCGCTCAGCGCCGGCAGCTTCCGCCCGCGCGGCATGGACGACGCGCTGCACGATGCATTGAAAGTTCTTGAAATCACTGAAGCCGAATTACTGAGGAACGACGGATGA
- the tolQ gene encoding protein TolQ — MIALLLALQDTVVEALPQDVTQTATQAVASTAAHGGINYLDLMVKASLPVKVIVLLLLLGSLISWVIIFRKGKVFKDANREADDFENRFWSGTDLSKLYAGATDRNRVVGGLEAIFEAGFREFTRLRDKRRLDARIQLEGAQRAMRATYAREVDRLERNLELLANIGSTAPYVGLVGTVFGIMVTMHDMINSGQQAGIAAVAPGISEALFATAIGLFVAIPAVWAYNRFTTRVERLAVRFETFSEEFSSILQRQASGD, encoded by the coding sequence ATGATCGCATTGCTCCTGGCCCTGCAGGACACGGTGGTGGAGGCGCTGCCGCAGGACGTGACCCAGACCGCCACCCAGGCCGTCGCCAGCACCGCCGCCCATGGCGGCATCAACTATCTGGACCTGATGGTCAAGGCCAGCCTGCCGGTCAAGGTGATCGTGCTGCTGCTGCTGCTCGGCTCGCTGATCAGCTGGGTCATCATCTTCCGCAAGGGCAAGGTGTTCAAGGACGCCAACCGCGAGGCCGACGACTTCGAGAACCGCTTCTGGTCCGGCACCGACCTGAGCAAGCTCTACGCCGGCGCCACCGACCGCAACCGCGTGGTCGGCGGGCTGGAGGCGATCTTCGAGGCCGGTTTCCGCGAGTTCACCCGCCTGCGCGACAAGCGCCGGCTCGATGCACGCATCCAACTGGAAGGCGCGCAGCGGGCGATGCGCGCGACCTACGCGCGCGAGGTCGACCGCCTGGAGCGCAACCTGGAACTGCTCGCCAACATCGGCTCCACCGCCCCGTACGTGGGCCTGGTCGGCACCGTGTTCGGCATCATGGTGACCATGCACGACATGATCAACAGCGGCCAGCAGGCGGGCATCGCCGCGGTCGCGCCGGGCATCTCCGAGGCGCTGTTCGCCACCGCCATCGGCCTGTTCGTGGCGATCCCGGCGGTGTGGGCCTACAACCGCTTCACCACCCGGGTCGAGCGCCTGGCCGTGCGCTTCGAGACCTTCTCCGAAGAGTTCAGCTCCATCCTGCAGCGCCAGGCCAGCGGCGACTGA
- the tolR gene encoding protein TolR has protein sequence MTAAISRRKRRKLKSEINVVPYIDVMLVLLIIFMVTAPLLSLSVDVDLPDSTARSVESKKDPVIVTVDAEGRYTLTLQDGKPEKIAAPELKAKIQAFVGQNKDVPVFVAAPGTSNYQLVMDTMVMLQQAGVPKVGLMSQPGNNAR, from the coding sequence ATGACTGCCGCCATTTCCCGCCGCAAGCGCCGCAAGCTCAAGTCCGAGATCAACGTCGTGCCATACATCGACGTGATGCTGGTGCTGCTGATCATCTTCATGGTCACCGCGCCCTTGCTCAGCCTGAGCGTGGACGTGGACCTGCCCGATTCCACCGCGCGCTCGGTGGAGAGCAAGAAGGATCCGGTGATCGTCACCGTCGATGCCGAAGGCCGCTACACGCTGACCCTGCAGGACGGCAAGCCCGAGAAGATCGCCGCGCCGGAGCTGAAGGCCAAGATCCAGGCCTTCGTCGGCCAGAACAAGGACGTGCCGGTGTTCGTCGCCGCGCCCGGCACCTCGAACTACCAACTGGTCATGGACACCATGGTCATGCTGCAGCAGGCCGGCGTGCCCAAGGTCGGCCTGATGAGTCAGCCCGGAAACAATGCACGCTGA